A stretch of Strix aluco isolate bStrAlu1 chromosome 16, bStrAlu1.hap1, whole genome shotgun sequence DNA encodes these proteins:
- the LOC141930799 gene encoding aldehyde dehydrogenase family 3 member B1-like — translation MGVMLMPISTLWSMSSSCMLLYFTSRATTLSVETSSSSPQLGMYQSLEPSGQQPPGYGKCSSVGSNAGKAASCGAGSGGVGKGPEICSAVGGNPYAGLVSHLRATWLSGKTRPMEYRVAQLEALGRFLDEKKQDILEATAADMGKPSFEAYFTEILLCKNELNDTLNNLCHWMKDEHVDKNLVTQLDSAFIRKDPYGVVLIIAPWNYPIHLFLVPLIGAIAAGNCVVVKPSETSKNTERLVAEMLSCYLDNDCFAVVTAGVEETTRLLENKFDYIFFTGSPRVGRIVMTAAAKHLTPVTLELGGKNPCYVSDTCDVQNVARRVAWGRFFNAGQTCIAPDYVLCSVEMQEKLMPALREAITEFFGSNPRESPDFGRIVGDKQFRRIRALLCSGRVAIGGQTDEKERYIAPTVLADVLPSDPAMQEEIFGPILPIVVVANMDEAIDFINARPRPLAIYAFSCDSKVVKQVLECTSSGGFCGNDTLMHLTLTSLPFGGIGNSGLGKYHGKFTFDTFTHHRGCLHRNMGLEALNALRYPPYSQQKLGLLTATFEIKRKGTCTLL, via the exons ATGGGGGTGATGTTGATGCCCATCAGCACCTTGTGGTCGATGTCCTCCAGTTGTATGTTGCTGTACTTCACCTCCCG GGCCACCACGCTCTCCGTGGAGACCAGCAGCTCCTCGCCACAGCTCGGCATGTACCAGTCCCTTGAGCCCTCTGGCCAGCAGCCCCCGGGCTACGGCAAGTGCAGCTCGGTGGGCAGCAATGCTGGGAAAGCTGCCAGCTGCGGCGCAGGCAGCGGAGGCGTCGGGAAGGGGCCGGAGATCTGCAGTGCCGTAGG CGGGAACCCCTACGCTGGGCTGGTGAGCCACCTGCGAGCAACCTGGCTCTCGGGGAAGACACGGCCCATGGAATATCGCGTGGCGCAGCTGGAGGCCCTGGGCCGCTTCTTGGATGAGAAGAAGCAGGACATCCTGGAGGCCACCGCCGCTGACATGGGCAAG ccGTCCTTTGAGGCTTACTTCACGGAGATCCTCCTCTGCAAGAACGAGCTCAACGACACCCTGAATAACCTGTGCCACTGGATGAAGGACGAGCACGTGGACAAGAATCTG GTGACGCAGCTGGACTCGGCCTTCATCCGCAAGGACCCGTATGGGGTGGTGCTCATCATCGCGCCCTGGAACTACCCCATCCACCTCTTCCTTGTGCCCCTCATTGGGGCCATTGCTGCTG GTAACTGTGTCGTTGTCAAACCCTCGGAGACATCCAAGAACACGGAAAGACTTGTTGCTGAAATGCTGAGCTGCTACCTGGACAAT GACTGCTTTGCTGTGGTGACAGCTGGCGTGGAGGAGACCACCAGGCTGCTGGAGAACAAGTTCGACTACATCTTCTTCACTG GCAGCCCCAGGGTGGGCAGGATTGTCATGACAGCCGCTGCCAAGCACCTGACGCCAGTGACTCTGGAGCTGGGGGGCAAGAACCCCTGTTACGTGTCTGACACCTGTGATGTGCAGAACGTGGCCCGGCGGGTGGCCTGGGGCCGCTTCTTCAATGCAGGACAGACCTGCATCGCTCCTGACTACGTGCTGTGCAGCGTGGAGATGCAGGAGAAGCTGATGCCCGCCTTGCGCGAGGCCATCACTGAGTTTTTTGGCTCCAACCCTCGGGAATCCCCCGATTTTGGCCGTATCGTGGGGGACAAGCAGTTCCGCCGCATCCGGGCGCTGCTGTGCAGCGGGCGCGTGGCTATTGGAGGACAGACGGACGAGAAAGAGCGTTACATCG CTCCCACAGTGCTGGCGGACGTGCTGCCCTCTGACCCTGCCATGCAGGAGGAGATCTTCGGCCCCATCCTCCCCATCGTCGTCGTGGCCAACATGGATGAAGCCATTGACTTTATCAACGCGCGGCCGCGGCCGCTGGCCATCTACGCCTTCTCCTGTGACAGCAAG GTGGTGAAACAGGTGCTGGAGTGCACAAGCAGCGGTGGCTTCTGCGGCAACGACACCCTGATGCACCTGACATTGACCTCGCTGCCCTTCGGTGGGATCG GAAACAGCGGTTTGGGGAAATACCATGGTAAATTCACCTTCGACACCTTCACCCACCACCGTGGCTGTCTGCACCGCAACATGGGCCTGGAGGCCCTCAACGCCCTGCGCTACCCGCCCTACAGCCAGCAGAAGCTGGGGCTGCTGACGGCCACCTTTGAGATCAAGCGCAAGGGCACGTGCACGCTGCTCTGA
- the UNC93B1 gene encoding protein unc-93 homolog B1 → MFLAVGIYALFVSSNYWERYYTLVPSAVAIGVAIVPLWASMGNYITRMAQKYYEHVNYKEEHVQEQQRAPRGACNTYVVVFQTVFYACFHLSFVCAQMPMLFFLNNYLYQLNHTLFGVKHCGTLSHGTLPGFNKTVLQSLPRSVNLIIVESALMAAAFLAMLVVLVLCGSAYRPTEEIDLRSIGWGNIFQLPFKHMRDYRLRHLFPLFIYSGFEVLFVCTGFSLNYGVCALGLEKLAYLLMAYGFSASACSSLALCMLRLRRQIPLLAGALLHAALLVTLFCWAPEPRNLVQAPLLYAIIVLWGTGSALNKTSISILLGMLYEDKERQDFIFTIYHWWQALAIFTVYLWSGLPMKAKLSIMLLTLAVAVGTYLWMEHKLAQHVAYRLPRIPRPRHKMCGYRYLEEDDSDETGSEGDGSKDDSDDHPAEATNGDEQPKDDDDQLGPTQARPTAPPARSAEPQTKPAVPRQACRPPSQACSPSGQAHRAPSQPPKASSQAHRPSDQACSPSEPPAKPAEPPAKPTEPQTKPADLLAKPTESLAKPAEPPVRPTDPQNTQPSLQSPQLRPQTLRPSLQTPRQAHSPPGQAHRAPPPPELPHANSARLPFALLGLNKSSLAPHLLRSQPPYSAFASSRPHRPT, encoded by the exons ATGTTCCTGGCGGTGGGCATCTACGCCCTCTTCGTCTCCAGCAACTACTGGGAGCGCTACTACACGCTGGTGCCCTCCGCCGTAGCCATCGGGGTGGCCATCGTGCCCCTCTGGGCTTCCATGGGCAACTACATCACGCG GATGGCCCAGAAGTACTACGAGCACGTCAACTACAAGGAGGAGCACGTGCAGGAGCAGCAGCGGGCGCCGCGGGGTGCCTGCAACACCTACGTCGTCGTCTTCCAGACCGTCTTCTATGCCTGCTTCCAC TTGAGTTTCGTCTGCGCTCAGATGCCGATGCTCTTCTTCCTCAACAACTACCTCTACCAGCTCAACCACACGCTCTTTGGGGTCAAGCACTGCG GGACCTTGAGCCACGGCACGCTGCCTGGCTTCAACAAGACAGTGCTGCAGAGCCTGCCCCGCAGCGTCAACCTCATCATCGTGGAGAGCGCCTTGATGGCGGCTGCCTTCCTTGCCATGCTGGTG GTCCTGGTGCTCTGCGGCTCAGCATATCGGCCCACGGAGGAGATCGACCTGCGCAGCATCGGCTGGGGGAACATTTTCCAGCTGCCTTTCAAGCACATGCGGGATTATCGCCTGCGCCACCTCTTCCCCTTGTTCATCTACAGCGGCTTCGAGGTGCTCTTCGTCTGCACTGGCTTCTCCCTG AACTACGGTGTGTGTGCCCTGGGGCTGGAGAAGCTGGCATACCTCCTCATGGCCTACGGCTTCTCCGCCTcggcctgctccagcctggccctCTGCATGCTGCGCCTGCGGCGGCAGATCCCGCTGCTGGCCGGAGCCCTCCTCCACGCTGCCCTCCTGGTGACTCTTTTCTGCTGGGCACCCGAGCCCCGGAATCTGGTCCAGGCACCTCTACTCTACGCCATCATCGTGCTCTGGGGCACAGGGAGCGCCCTCAACAAGACCAGCATTAGCA TCCTCCTGGGCATGCTGTATGAGGACAAGGAGCGCCAGGACTTCATCTTCACCATCTACCACTGGTGGCAGGCCCTGGCAATCTTCACCGTCTACCTGTGGTCGGGGCTGCCCATGAAG GCCAAGCTCTCCATCATGCTGCTGACACTGGCAGTGGCAGTGGGGACCTACCTCTGGATGGAGCACAAGCTGGCGCAGCATGTGGCGTACCGCCTGCCCCGCATCCCCCGCCCACGCCACAAGATGTGCGGTTACCGCTACTTGGAGGAGGACGACTCGGATGAGACAGGCTCAGAGGGCGATGGCAGCAAAGACGACAGTGATGACCACCCAGCGGAGGCCACCAACGGGGATGAGCAGCCAAAAGATGATGACGACCAGCTGG GCCCCACTCAGGCTAGGCCTACAGCCCCCCCAGCCAGATCCGCAGAGCCTCAGACCAAGCCTGCAGTCCCTAGGCAGGCCTGCAGACCCCCTAGCCAAGCCTGCAGCCCCTCAGGCCAGGCCCACAGAGCTCCTAGCCAGCCCCCTAAAGCCTCCAGCCAGGCCCACAGACCCTCAGACCAAGCCTGCAGCCCCTCAGAACCCCCAGCCAAGCCTGCAGAGCCCCCAGCCAAGCCCACAGAGCCTCAGACCAAGCCTGCAGACCTCCTAGCCAAACCCACGGAATCTCTAGCCAAGCCTGCAGAACCCCCAGTCAGGCCCACAGACCCTCAGAACACCCAGCCAAGCCTGCAGAGCCCCCAGCTACGTCCGCAGACCCTCAGACCAAGCCTACAGACCCCTAGGCAGGCCCACAGCCCCCCGGGTCAGGCCCACAGGGCCCCGCCACCCCCTGAGTTACCACATGCAAACAGCGCCCGCCTCCCCTTTGCTCTCCTCGGACTCAATAAAAGCTCTCTTGCCCCCCACCTGCTGCGCTCACAGCCGCCTTACTCTGCCTTCGCGTCGTCGCGGCCTCACCGCCCTACATGA
- the MAX gene encoding protein max isoform X3, whose product MSDNDDIEVESDADKRAHHNALERKRRDHIKDSFHSLRDSVPSLQGEKQQASRAQILDKATEYIQYMRRKNHTHQQDIDDLKRQNALLEQQVRALEKARSSAQLQANYPSTDNSLYTNPKGSTISAFDGGSDSSSDSEPDEPQSRKKLRMEAS is encoded by the exons ATGAGCGACAACGATGACATCGAGGTGGAGAGTGAC GCCGACAAACGGGCTCATCACAACGCGCTGGAGCGCAAACGCAGGGACCACATCAAGGACAGCTTCCACAGCCTGCGGGACTCCGTCCCCTCCCTCCAAGGAGAGAA GCAACAGGCATCCCGGGCCCAAATCCTGGACAAAGCCACAGAGTACATCCAGTACATGCGCCGgaaaaaccacacacaccagcAGGACATTGATGACCTCAAGCGGCAGAACGCTCTCCTGGAGCAGCAAG TGCGGGCGCTGGAGAAGGCCCGGTCGAGTGCCCAGCTGCAGGCCAACTACCCCTCGACGGACAACAGCCTCTACACCAACCCCAAAGGCAGCACCATCTCCGCTTTTGATGGCGGCTCCGACTCCAGCTCCGATTCGGAGCCCGACGAGCCGCAGAGCAGGAAGAAACTGCGCATGGAGGCCAGTTAg
- the MAX gene encoding protein max isoform X1, with product MSDNDDIEVESDEEQPRFQSAADKRAHHNALERKRRDHIKDSFHSLRDSVPSLQGEKQQASRAQILDKATEYIQYMRRKNHTHQQDIDDLKRQNALLEQQVRALEKARSSAQLQANYPSTDNSLYTNPKGSTISAFDGGSDSSSDSEPDEPQSRKKLRMEAS from the exons ATGAGCGACAACGATGACATCGAGGTGGAGAGTGAC GAGGAGCAGCCGAGGTTTCAGTCCGCG GCCGACAAACGGGCTCATCACAACGCGCTGGAGCGCAAACGCAGGGACCACATCAAGGACAGCTTCCACAGCCTGCGGGACTCCGTCCCCTCCCTCCAAGGAGAGAA GCAACAGGCATCCCGGGCCCAAATCCTGGACAAAGCCACAGAGTACATCCAGTACATGCGCCGgaaaaaccacacacaccagcAGGACATTGATGACCTCAAGCGGCAGAACGCTCTCCTGGAGCAGCAAG TGCGGGCGCTGGAGAAGGCCCGGTCGAGTGCCCAGCTGCAGGCCAACTACCCCTCGACGGACAACAGCCTCTACACCAACCCCAAAGGCAGCACCATCTCCGCTTTTGATGGCGGCTCCGACTCCAGCTCCGATTCGGAGCCCGACGAGCCGCAGAGCAGGAAGAAACTGCGCATGGAGGCCAGTTAg
- the MAX gene encoding protein max isoform X2, translating into MSDNDDIEVESDEEQPRFQSAADKRAHHNALERKRRDHIKDSFHSLRDSVPSLQGEKASRAQILDKATEYIQYMRRKNHTHQQDIDDLKRQNALLEQQVRALEKARSSAQLQANYPSTDNSLYTNPKGSTISAFDGGSDSSSDSEPDEPQSRKKLRMEAS; encoded by the exons ATGAGCGACAACGATGACATCGAGGTGGAGAGTGAC GAGGAGCAGCCGAGGTTTCAGTCCGCG GCCGACAAACGGGCTCATCACAACGCGCTGGAGCGCAAACGCAGGGACCACATCAAGGACAGCTTCCACAGCCTGCGGGACTCCGTCCCCTCCCTCCAAGGAGAGAAG GCATCCCGGGCCCAAATCCTGGACAAAGCCACAGAGTACATCCAGTACATGCGCCGgaaaaaccacacacaccagcAGGACATTGATGACCTCAAGCGGCAGAACGCTCTCCTGGAGCAGCAAG TGCGGGCGCTGGAGAAGGCCCGGTCGAGTGCCCAGCTGCAGGCCAACTACCCCTCGACGGACAACAGCCTCTACACCAACCCCAAAGGCAGCACCATCTCCGCTTTTGATGGCGGCTCCGACTCCAGCTCCGATTCGGAGCCCGACGAGCCGCAGAGCAGGAAGAAACTGCGCATGGAGGCCAGTTAg
- the MAX gene encoding protein max isoform X4: protein MSDNDDIEVESDADKRAHHNALERKRRDHIKDSFHSLRDSVPSLQGEKASRAQILDKATEYIQYMRRKNHTHQQDIDDLKRQNALLEQQVRALEKARSSAQLQANYPSTDNSLYTNPKGSTISAFDGGSDSSSDSEPDEPQSRKKLRMEAS, encoded by the exons ATGAGCGACAACGATGACATCGAGGTGGAGAGTGAC GCCGACAAACGGGCTCATCACAACGCGCTGGAGCGCAAACGCAGGGACCACATCAAGGACAGCTTCCACAGCCTGCGGGACTCCGTCCCCTCCCTCCAAGGAGAGAAG GCATCCCGGGCCCAAATCCTGGACAAAGCCACAGAGTACATCCAGTACATGCGCCGgaaaaaccacacacaccagcAGGACATTGATGACCTCAAGCGGCAGAACGCTCTCCTGGAGCAGCAAG TGCGGGCGCTGGAGAAGGCCCGGTCGAGTGCCCAGCTGCAGGCCAACTACCCCTCGACGGACAACAGCCTCTACACCAACCCCAAAGGCAGCACCATCTCCGCTTTTGATGGCGGCTCCGACTCCAGCTCCGATTCGGAGCCCGACGAGCCGCAGAGCAGGAAGAAACTGCGCATGGAGGCCAGTTAg
- the FNTB gene encoding protein farnesyltransferase subunit beta: protein MAGASPLLPPPPGGRRRLRDDGLQTATSAEQTKVEEIVQEVFDACKTNHHASQFILQREKHFHYLKRGLRQLTEAYECLDASRPWLCYWILHSLELLDEPIPQSVASDVCQFLSRCQSPQGGFGGGPGQHPHLAPTYAAVNALCIIGTEEAFGVIDREKLLEYLHSLKQPDGSFLMHVGGEVDVRSAYCAASVASLTNILTPALFAGTAEWIARCQNWEGGIGGVPGMEAHGGYTFCGMAALVILKKEHLLNLRSLLHWVTGRQMRFEGGFQGRCNKLVDGCYSFWQAGLLPLLHRALHARGDAALSMTRWMFDQSALQEYILLCCQCPAGGLLDKPGKSRDFYHTCYCLSGLAIAQHFGSGDLHHETVLGVPENRLQATHPVYNIAPEKVVSAVMHFLQQPVPSLGTAAAAN from the exons ATGGCGGGagcctcccccctcctcccacctcctcccggcgggcggcggcggctgcgggacGACGGGCTGCAGACCGCCACCTCCGCCGAGCAG ACCAAGGTGGAAGAAATTGTGCAGGAGGTCTTTGACGCCTGCAAGACAAACCATCACGCCTCGCA ATTCATCCTGCAGCGGGAGAAGCACTTCCATTACCTGAAGAGAGGCCTCCGGCAGCTGACCGAAGCCTACGAG TGTCTGGACGCCAGCCGCCCCTGGCTCTGCTACTGGATCCTGCACAGCTTGGAGCTGCTGGATGAGCCCATTCCCCAGTCCGTCGCCTCTGA CGTCTGCCAGTTCCTGAGCCGCTGCCAGAGCCCCCAGGGTGGCTTTGGGGGGGGCCCCGGCCAGCACCCCCACCTCGCCCCCACTTATGCCGCCGTCAACGCGCTCTGCATCATCGGCACAGAGGAGGCGTTTGGCGTCATTGACAG ggagaagctgctggagtATCTGCACTCGCTGAAGCAGCCTGATGGCTCCTTCCTCATGCACGTCGGTGGCGAGGTAGACGTCAG GAGCGCCTACTGCGCCGCCTCCGTGGCCTCACTGACCAACATCCTCACACCCGCGCTCTTCGCTGGGACGGCTGAGTGGATAGCGAG GTGCCAGAATTGGGAGGGTGGCATCGGCGGGGTGCCGGGCATGGAGGCGCACGGCGGTTACACCTTCTGCGGCATGGCGGCCTTGGTCATCCTCAAGAAAGAACATCTGCTGAACCTCCGGAGCTTGCTG CACTGGGTGACCGGCCGGCAGATGCGCTTCGAGGGCGGCTTCCAGGGCCGCTGCAACAAGCTGGTGGATGGCTGCTACTCCTTCTGGCAAGCTggcctcctgcccctgctccaccGTGCCCTCCATGCCAGGG GCGACGCGGCGCTCAGCATGACACGCTGGATGTTCGACCAGTCAGCGCTGCAGGAATACATCCTCCTGTGCTGCCAGTGCCCAGCCGGGGGGCTGCTCGACAAGCCGGGCAA ATCCCGGGATTTCTACCACACGTGTTACTGCCTGAGTGGGCTGGCCATCGCCCAGCACTTCGGCAGCGGCGATCTCCACCATGAGACGGTCCTGGGTGTCCCCGAAAACCGCCTG CAGGCCACGCACCCTGTCTACAACATCGCCCCGGAAAAAGTGGTGAGCGCGGTGATGCATTTCTTGCAGCAGCCTGTGCCCAGCTTAgggacagcagctgctgccaattag
- the RAB15 gene encoding ras-related protein Rab-15 isoform X3, which produces MAKQYDVLFRLLLLGDSGVGKTCLLCRFTDNQFHPAHISTIGVDFKMKTIEVDGIKVRIQIWDTAGQERYQTITKQYYRRAQGIFLVYDISSERSYQHIVKWASDVDEYAPDGVQKILIGNKADEEHKRQVAKEQGLQLAREYGMDFYETSACSNLNIKESFTRLTELVLQAHRKELEGLRAPPRTPTLARLDEDEQQPVGSEDSPKTCWC; this is translated from the exons aTGGCCAAGCAGTACGACGTGCTCTtccggctgctgctgctgggggactCGGGCGTGGGCAAGACCTGCCTGCTCTGCCGCTTCACCGACAACCAGTTCCACCCCGCCCACATCTCCACCATCG gcGTCGACTTCAAGATGAAGACCATCGAAGTGGACGGCATTAAAGTGCGGATACAGATCTG GGACACGGCAGGCCAGGAGCGGTACCAGACCATCACCAAGCAGTACTACCGGCGGGCACAG GGCATCTTCCTGGTGTACGACATCAGCAGCGAGCGTTCCTACCAGCACATCGTGAAGTGGGCCAGCGACGTGGATGAG taCGCGCCCGATGGCGTCCAGAAAATCCTCATCGGGAACAAGGCGGACGAGGAGCACAAGAGGCAAGTGGCCAAAGAGCAAGGGCTGCAG CTGGCCAGGGAGTACGGGATGGATTTCTACGAGACCAGCGCCTGCAGCAACCTCAACATAAAGGAG tcCTTCACACGGCTGACGGAGCTGGTGCTGCAGGCGCACCGCAAGGAGCTGGAGGGGCTGCGggcccccccccgcacccccacccTGGCCCGCCTGGATGAGGACGAGCAGCAGCCCGTGGGGAGCGAGGACAGCCCCAAAACCTGCTGGTGTTGA
- the RAB15 gene encoding ras-related protein Rab-15 isoform X1: MRSHGHLGMGKSWEPGAPGNWGVVAPENWEHWADTALGKWETLGTGKLWAPGKLRHREHRAATAPGNGKPGTPESHGVDFKMKTIEVDGIKVRIQIWDTAGQERYQTITKQYYRRAQGIFLVYDISSERSYQHIVKWASDVDEYAPDGVQKILIGNKADEEHKRQVAKEQGLQLAREYGMDFYETSACSNLNIKESFTRLTELVLQAHRKELEGLRAPPRTPTLARLDEDEQQPVGSEDSPKTCWC, from the exons ATGCGCAGCCATGGGCACCTGGGAATGGGAAAATCGTGGGAACCAGGAGCACCAGGGAACTGGGGAGTGGTGGCACCGgagaactgggagcactgggcagacACAGCACTCGGGAAATGGGAAACTCTGGGAACTGGGAAGCTGTGGGCACCGGGAAAACTGCGGCACCGGGAGCACCGGGCAGCCACAGCACCGGGAAACGGGAAACCGGGAACACCGGAGAGTCACG gcGTCGACTTCAAGATGAAGACCATCGAAGTGGACGGCATTAAAGTGCGGATACAGATCTG GGACACGGCAGGCCAGGAGCGGTACCAGACCATCACCAAGCAGTACTACCGGCGGGCACAG GGCATCTTCCTGGTGTACGACATCAGCAGCGAGCGTTCCTACCAGCACATCGTGAAGTGGGCCAGCGACGTGGATGAG taCGCGCCCGATGGCGTCCAGAAAATCCTCATCGGGAACAAGGCGGACGAGGAGCACAAGAGGCAAGTGGCCAAAGAGCAAGGGCTGCAG CTGGCCAGGGAGTACGGGATGGATTTCTACGAGACCAGCGCCTGCAGCAACCTCAACATAAAGGAG tcCTTCACACGGCTGACGGAGCTGGTGCTGCAGGCGCACCGCAAGGAGCTGGAGGGGCTGCGggcccccccccgcacccccacccTGGCCCGCCTGGATGAGGACGAGCAGCAGCCCGTGGGGAGCGAGGACAGCCCCAAAACCTGCTGGTGTTGA
- the RAB15 gene encoding ras-related protein Rab-15 isoform X4, with the protein MRSHGHLGMGKSWEPGAPGNWGVVAPENWEHWADTALGKWETLGTGKLWAPGKLRHREHRAATAPGNGKPGTPESHGVDFKMKTIEVDGIKVRIQIWDTAGQERYQTITKQYYRRAQGIFLVYDISSERSYQHIVKWASDVDEYAPDGVQKILIGNKADEEHKSWPGSTGWISTRPAPAATST; encoded by the exons ATGCGCAGCCATGGGCACCTGGGAATGGGAAAATCGTGGGAACCAGGAGCACCAGGGAACTGGGGAGTGGTGGCACCGgagaactgggagcactgggcagacACAGCACTCGGGAAATGGGAAACTCTGGGAACTGGGAAGCTGTGGGCACCGGGAAAACTGCGGCACCGGGAGCACCGGGCAGCCACAGCACCGGGAAACGGGAAACCGGGAACACCGGAGAGTCACG gcGTCGACTTCAAGATGAAGACCATCGAAGTGGACGGCATTAAAGTGCGGATACAGATCTG GGACACGGCAGGCCAGGAGCGGTACCAGACCATCACCAAGCAGTACTACCGGCGGGCACAG GGCATCTTCCTGGTGTACGACATCAGCAGCGAGCGTTCCTACCAGCACATCGTGAAGTGGGCCAGCGACGTGGATGAG taCGCGCCCGATGGCGTCCAGAAAATCCTCATCGGGAACAAGGCGGACGAGGAGCACAAGAG CTGGCCAGGGAGTACGGGATGGATTTCTACGAGACCAGCGCCTGCAGCAACCTCAACATAA
- the RAB15 gene encoding ras-related protein Rab-15 isoform X2 — translation MRSHGHLGMGKSWEPGAPGNWGVVAPENWEHWADTALGKWETLGTGKLWAPGKLRHREHRAATAPGNGKPGTPESHGVDFKMKTIEVDGIKVRIQIWDTAGQERYQTITKQYYRRAQGIFLVYDISSERSYQHIVKWASDVDEYAPDGVQKILIGNKADEEHKRQVAKEQGLQGPQQPSCSPACIQGSPRHPKHPQDTPPQEWPGPPHPPAVSFEARDP, via the exons ATGCGCAGCCATGGGCACCTGGGAATGGGAAAATCGTGGGAACCAGGAGCACCAGGGAACTGGGGAGTGGTGGCACCGgagaactgggagcactgggcagacACAGCACTCGGGAAATGGGAAACTCTGGGAACTGGGAAGCTGTGGGCACCGGGAAAACTGCGGCACCGGGAGCACCGGGCAGCCACAGCACCGGGAAACGGGAAACCGGGAACACCGGAGAGTCACG gcGTCGACTTCAAGATGAAGACCATCGAAGTGGACGGCATTAAAGTGCGGATACAGATCTG GGACACGGCAGGCCAGGAGCGGTACCAGACCATCACCAAGCAGTACTACCGGCGGGCACAG GGCATCTTCCTGGTGTACGACATCAGCAGCGAGCGTTCCTACCAGCACATCGTGAAGTGGGCCAGCGACGTGGATGAG taCGCGCCCGATGGCGTCCAGAAAATCCTCATCGGGAACAAGGCGGACGAGGAGCACAAGAGGCAAGTGGCCAAAGAGCAAGGGCTGCAG GGACCCCAACAAccttcctgcagccctgcctgtaTCCAGGGATCCCCCCGGCACCCCAAGCAtccccaggacacccccccccaagaATGGCCAGGCCCCCCCCATCCTCCTGCAGTCTCCTTTGAAGCCAGGGACCCCTAA
- the RAB15 gene encoding ras-related protein Rab-15 isoform X5: MKTIEVDGIKVRIQIWDTAGQERYQTITKQYYRRAQGIFLVYDISSERSYQHIVKWASDVDEYAPDGVQKILIGNKADEEHKRQVAKEQGLQLAREYGMDFYETSACSNLNIKESFTRLTELVLQAHRKELEGLRAPPRTPTLARLDEDEQQPVGSEDSPKTCWC, encoded by the exons ATGAAGACCATCGAAGTGGACGGCATTAAAGTGCGGATACAGATCTG GGACACGGCAGGCCAGGAGCGGTACCAGACCATCACCAAGCAGTACTACCGGCGGGCACAG GGCATCTTCCTGGTGTACGACATCAGCAGCGAGCGTTCCTACCAGCACATCGTGAAGTGGGCCAGCGACGTGGATGAG taCGCGCCCGATGGCGTCCAGAAAATCCTCATCGGGAACAAGGCGGACGAGGAGCACAAGAGGCAAGTGGCCAAAGAGCAAGGGCTGCAG CTGGCCAGGGAGTACGGGATGGATTTCTACGAGACCAGCGCCTGCAGCAACCTCAACATAAAGGAG tcCTTCACACGGCTGACGGAGCTGGTGCTGCAGGCGCACCGCAAGGAGCTGGAGGGGCTGCGggcccccccccgcacccccacccTGGCCCGCCTGGATGAGGACGAGCAGCAGCCCGTGGGGAGCGAGGACAGCCCCAAAACCTGCTGGTGTTGA
- the GPX2 gene encoding glutathione peroxidase 2 → MTVPIAKSFYDLSATSLHGEKVDFNVFRGRVVLIENVASLUGTTVRDYTQLNMLQTRYPRRLVVLGFPCNQFGYQENGTNEEILNSLKHVRPGGGFEPNFTLFQKCQVNGQDTHPVFAYLKAHLPTPADEVAHLMAEPRFFTWSPVRRSDISWNFEKFLVGPEGEPFRRYSPRTPTAQLEPDIQRLLKLAK, encoded by the exons ATGACCGTCCCCATCGCCAAGTCCTTCTACGACCTGAGTGCCACCTCCTTGCACGGGGAGAAGGTGGATTTTAACGTCTTCCGGGGCCGTGTGGTCCTCATCGAGAACGTGGCATCCCTCTGAGGCACCACGGTGCGGGACTACACCCAGCTCAACATGCTGCAAACCCGCTATCCCCGCCGCTTGGTCGTGCTGGGCTTCCCCTGTAATCAATTTGGCTACCAG GAGAATGGCACCAACGAGGAGATTCTCAACAGCCTGAAGCACGTCCGGCCGGGAGGCGGCTTCGAGCCCAACTTCACCCTCTTCCAGAAGTGCCAGGTGAACGGGCAAGACACCCACCCCGTCTTTGCCTACCTGAAGGCTCACTTGCCCACGCCGGCCGACGAGGTGGCCCATCTGATGGCCGAGCCCCGTTTCTTCACCTGGAGCCCCGTACGACGCTCCGATATCTCCTGGAACTTCGAGAAGTTTTTAGTGGGGCCCGAAGGGGAACCTTTCCGGCGCTACAGCCCCCGCACGCCCACCGCCCAGTTGGAGCCTGATATCCAGCGTCTCCTCAAACTGGCCAAGTAG